The Chryseobacterium sp. 52 genome includes a region encoding these proteins:
- the fbp gene encoding class 1 fructose-bisphosphatase — protein MSNQPLQTLGEFLIDKQDDFQYSTGEFSRLLSAIRLASKVVNREVNKAGIVDITGAAGNQNIQGEEQQKLDVIANEIFITALSQREVVCGIASEENDDFIDIKCGENGHLSKYVVLIDPLDGSSNIDVNVSVGTIFSIYRRVTEPGTPVQLEDFLQKGINQIAAGYVIYGSSTMIVYTTGNGVNGFTLDPSLGTYYLSHPNMTFPTNGKIYSINEGNYIKFPQGVKNYLKYCQMEEGDRPYTSRYIGSLVADFHRNMLKGGIYIYPSYSQAPNGKLRLLYECNPMAFLAEQAGGKATDGFRRILEVEPTELHQRIPFFCGSIQMVEKAEEFMRIDSVK, from the coding sequence ATGTCAAATCAACCATTACAGACTTTAGGAGAATTTCTTATTGATAAGCAGGATGATTTCCAGTATTCTACAGGTGAATTTTCTCGCCTTCTGAGTGCAATAAGATTGGCTTCAAAAGTGGTAAACAGAGAAGTAAATAAAGCCGGAATTGTAGATATAACAGGAGCTGCCGGAAACCAGAATATTCAGGGTGAAGAACAGCAGAAACTTGATGTAATCGCCAATGAAATTTTTATTACAGCTTTGTCTCAAAGAGAGGTGGTTTGTGGTATTGCTTCTGAGGAAAATGACGACTTTATAGACATTAAGTGTGGTGAAAACGGTCATTTAAGCAAGTATGTAGTCCTGATCGATCCTCTGGACGGATCTTCCAATATTGATGTGAATGTTTCTGTAGGAACTATTTTCTCTATTTACAGAAGAGTAACAGAGCCCGGAACTCCGGTTCAGTTAGAAGATTTCCTTCAGAAGGGAATCAATCAGATTGCTGCAGGGTATGTGATCTACGGTTCTTCTACCATGATTGTGTATACTACCGGAAATGGTGTGAATGGATTTACGCTGGACCCTTCACTGGGAACGTATTATCTTTCTCATCCCAATATGACGTTTCCTACCAATGGAAAGATTTACTCTATCAACGAAGGAAACTACATCAAATTCCCACAAGGAGTTAAAAACTATCTTAAATACTGTCAGATGGAAGAAGGAGACCGTCCTTATACCTCCAGATATATCGGTTCTTTAGTGGCAGATTTCCACAGAAATATGCTGAAAGGAGGAATTTATATTTATCCTTCTTATTCTCAGGCTCCAAACGGAAAACTAAGACTGCTTTACGAGTGTAATCCTATGGCATTCCTTGCTGAACAGGCCGGAGGAAAAGCGACAGACGGATTCAGAAGAATTCTTGAAGTTGAACCTACCGAACTTCACCAGAGAATTCCGTTTTTCTGCGGAAGTATCCAGATGGTAGAAAAAGCTGAGGAATTTATGCGGATCGACAGTGTAAAATAA
- a CDS encoding bacteriocin-like protein codes for MKNMKKLKKGELKTIKGGIVPIGCSSWDPRKRCCRAWDDEHMSNPVCPEI; via the coding sequence ATGAAAAACATGAAAAAACTTAAAAAAGGAGAATTAAAAACAATTAAAGGAGGAATAGTCCCGATAGGCTGCAGCAGCTGGGATCCAAGAAAAAGATGCTGCAGAGCATGGGATGATGAGCATATGAGCAATCCTGTTTGCCCTGAGATTTAA
- a CDS encoding aspartate kinase encodes MKIFKFGGASVKDAESVKNVSMVLQSQGFAKCLLVISAMGKTTNELEKVVELYFKKDNYQTEIEKIKRKHIEISEGLFPENHAVFAEINVFFDDIDSFLRRNKSPNYSFVYDQVVSCGEMISTKILSEYLNEIQFTNQWLDARDYIKTDNSYREGTVDWAKTEEFISTLNTEICYVTQGFIGSDDNNFTVTLGREGSDYSAAIFAYCLDAEAMTIWKDVPGVMTGDPRKFNDVSLLSNISYEEAIELAYYGASVIHPKTLQPLQQKAIPFYVKSFVDPTKEGTKVGASDKNQHEESYILKENQVLLKISTRDFSFIAEDHMSLIFGYLSKYKIKVSLMQNSAISLALCLEDKFDQVDELNDELQKIFKTKAVKNVSLFTVRNAKMDHIDKFYQEKNVLLEQISKNTVQMVTQ; translated from the coding sequence ATGAAAATTTTCAAGTTTGGTGGAGCATCTGTGAAAGATGCCGAAAGTGTAAAAAATGTGTCCATGGTTTTGCAAAGCCAGGGATTTGCTAAGTGTTTGCTGGTTATTTCAGCAATGGGCAAGACGACGAATGAATTGGAAAAGGTTGTAGAACTTTATTTCAAGAAGGATAACTATCAAACTGAGATTGAAAAGATAAAACGAAAACACATTGAAATTTCGGAAGGTCTGTTTCCTGAAAACCACGCCGTTTTTGCAGAGATCAATGTATTTTTTGATGATATCGATTCTTTTTTACGAAGAAACAAATCGCCTAATTACAGCTTCGTTTATGACCAGGTGGTAAGCTGCGGGGAAATGATTTCTACGAAAATCCTAAGTGAATATCTGAATGAAATTCAGTTTACAAACCAGTGGCTGGATGCCAGAGATTATATCAAAACTGATAATTCTTATAGAGAAGGCACGGTAGACTGGGCAAAAACAGAAGAATTTATTTCCACTTTAAATACTGAGATCTGCTATGTAACTCAGGGTTTCATAGGTTCTGACGACAATAATTTTACGGTAACTTTAGGAAGAGAGGGTTCTGACTACTCTGCTGCTATTTTCGCATACTGTCTGGATGCAGAAGCTATGACCATCTGGAAAGATGTTCCGGGAGTCATGACGGGAGATCCGAGAAAATTTAATGATGTTTCTCTTCTTTCTAATATTTCGTATGAAGAAGCAATTGAACTGGCGTATTACGGTGCCAGTGTTATTCACCCGAAAACATTACAGCCGCTACAGCAGAAAGCAATCCCTTTCTATGTAAAATCTTTTGTAGATCCTACTAAAGAAGGAACCAAAGTGGGAGCTTCAGACAAGAACCAACATGAAGAATCTTACATTTTAAAAGAGAATCAGGTTCTTTTAAAGATTTCTACCAGAGACTTCTCATTCATTGCAGAAGACCATATGAGCCTTATTTTCGGATATCTTTCCAAATATAAGATCAAAGTATCTCTGATGCAGAATTCTGCCATTTCACTGGCCCTATGTCTGGAAGACAAATTTGACCAGGTTGATGAGCTTAATGATGAACTTCAAAAAATATTTAAAACCAAAGCTGTTAAAAATGTATCTTTATTCACAGTAAGAAATGCGAAGATGGATCATATTGATAAATTTTACCAGGAAAAAAATGTATTATTGGAACAGATTTCTAAAAATACAGTCCAAATGGTAACACAATAA
- the menC gene encoding o-succinylbenzoate synthase, producing the protein MKATYSRYLLEFKRPSGTSRGVLHEKETFILEVEDHGKKGTGECAVFRGLSFDDRPDYEEKLQWLCENINQDNQYLKEELKEFPSIWFGFEQALLNLKNGDHLYFPSEFTEGRSAIMINGLIWMGDIQYMEEQIQDKLEKGFHCIKLKIGINWESEHEVLQKLREKFSKEKLELRVDANGGFSREEAETVLQQLADLHIHSIEQPIKAGNWDDMASLCAATPIPIALDEDLIGITDANEKKKLLETIKPQYIILKPALVGGFAGSDEWISLAEEQNIGWWITSALESNIGLNAIAQYTFTKKNPMPQGLGTGSLFVNNFESSLELNNELLWFKTVKGY; encoded by the coding sequence ATGAAAGCAACATATTCTAGATATTTATTAGAATTTAAACGCCCGAGCGGAACGTCTCGCGGCGTTTTGCATGAAAAAGAGACCTTTATTCTCGAAGTCGAAGACCACGGAAAAAAAGGAACAGGAGAGTGTGCTGTGTTCAGAGGACTGAGTTTTGATGACAGGCCGGATTATGAAGAAAAACTGCAGTGGCTCTGCGAGAATATTAATCAGGATAATCAGTATTTAAAAGAAGAGCTGAAAGAATTTCCTTCCATTTGGTTTGGATTTGAGCAGGCTCTTTTAAATCTTAAAAACGGAGATCATCTCTATTTCCCGAGTGAATTTACAGAAGGTCGATCTGCTATTATGATCAACGGACTGATCTGGATGGGAGATATTCAGTATATGGAAGAGCAGATTCAGGATAAACTTGAAAAAGGGTTTCATTGTATTAAACTGAAGATTGGTATCAACTGGGAGTCTGAACATGAGGTTCTTCAGAAATTAAGAGAGAAATTTTCAAAAGAGAAGCTTGAACTCAGGGTAGATGCCAACGGTGGGTTCAGCAGAGAGGAGGCAGAGACTGTTTTACAGCAGCTTGCAGATCTTCATATTCATTCTATTGAGCAGCCTATTAAAGCGGGAAACTGGGATGATATGGCTTCATTATGTGCTGCAACCCCTATTCCTATTGCTTTGGACGAAGACTTGATTGGGATTACAGATGCTAATGAAAAGAAAAAGCTGTTAGAAACAATTAAGCCTCAGTATATTATTCTTAAGCCGGCTTTGGTTGGCGGCTTTGCCGGTTCAGATGAGTGGATTTCTCTGGCAGAGGAACAGAATATCGGCTGGTGGATTACTTCTGCACTGGAAAGCAATATCGGCCTGAATGCCATTGCCCAATACACATTCACTAAAAAAAATCCGATGCCGCAAGGTTTGGGCACCGGATCTCTATTTGTAAATAATTTTGAATCCAGTTTAGAACTAAACAATGAATTGCTTTGGTTTAAAACGGTGAAAGGATATTAA